In a genomic window of Rhododendron vialii isolate Sample 1 chromosome 12a, ASM3025357v1:
- the LOC131311076 gene encoding protein MAINTENANCE OF MERISTEMS-like: MCNKMQAWVREHFPMFRHARDPAYTEDLPLAARWLSRWETTMETTYHYRGMLDDLRPSQVVFDPYTDRRQVVADVVFYTGCNRAMVVFEPYLPDRVLRQFGMVQLVPGPPLVPLRGSKGANSHSYSVVYAYTDGQWENWRDHVMNAEKRVAIQPGVPWESHPDYLPWFLTVSHFRVSPRPVEVPYTESTEEHNAAALAILDSVLGGTRARTSTCPYELR; the protein is encoded by the exons ATGTGTAATAAAATGCAGGCATGGGTTCGGGAGCATTTTCCTATGTTTCGACACGCTAGGGACCCAGCCTACACGGAGGACCTACCACTGGCAGCACGTTGGTTGTCACGTTGGGAGACTACCATGGAGACCACTTACCACTACCGTGGGATGTTAGACGATCTACGTCCTAGTCAG GTTGTTTTTGACCCGTACACAGATCGCAGGCAAGTAGTCGCAGATGTTGTTTTTTACACGGGCTGCAACCGTGCCATGGTCGTCTTTGAGCCGTATCTACCTGATAGAGTATTGAGGCAGTTCGGCATGGTGCAGTTGGTCCCTGGGCCTCCGTTAGTCCCATTGCGAGGTAGTAAAGGCGCTAATAGTCATTCATACAGTGTGGTTTACGCGTACACAGATGGTCAATGGGAAAATTGGCGCGATCATGTCATGAATGCAGAGAAACGAGTTGCGATTCAGCCTGGAGTCCCGTGGGAGTCACACCCCGACTACCTTCCTTGGTTTTTGACGGTCTCCCACTTCAGGGTCTCACCCCGTCCCGTAGAGGTGCCGTATACCGAGAGTACGGAAGAGCACAATGCAGCGGCTTTGGCCATTTTGGACAGTGTTTTGGGTGGGACTAGGGCTAGGACTTCAACTTGCCCGTATGAACTACGATAA
- the LOC131309545 gene encoding uncharacterized protein LOC131309545 has protein sequence MKDDVHEWLMVRSDLLKELETHLHVYEQVVGVTQRARELLHILSWYESPAPQEHWMTMPDMGHIIASAYNCVVVHLSNVQCLTFLPLQSKPLPSMKRKVFLKKGSPMPPIACNWKKYRLSIAKNWDAAHVAAIQKFNEIIGVDVATKEVIHVN, from the exons ATGAAAGACGATGTTCATGAGTGGTTAATGGTAAGAAGTGATTTGCTGAAAGAGTTGGAAACACATTTACACGTTTATGAACAAGTGGTAGGGGTGACGCAGAGGGCTAGGGAATTACTTCACATCTTGTCATGGTATGAAAGTCCGGCGCCCCAGGAACATTGGATGACAATGCCAGACATGGGTCACATCATAGCATCTGCTTATAATTGTGTCGTTGTCCATTTATCAAATGTTCAATGTCTTACATTCCTCCCCCTCCAATCGAAGCCTTTACCCTCCATGAAACGAAAG GTATTCCTTAAAAAAGGTTCCCCTATGCCGCCAATAGCTTGCAATTGGAAAAAATATCGTCTTTCTATCGCTAAAAATTGGGATGCAGCACATGTTGCAGCCATTCAGAAGTTCAATGAAATCatcggcgttgacgtagcaacAAAGGAGGTCATCCATGTCAATTAG
- the LOC131309546 gene encoding protein FAR1-RELATED SEQUENCE 5-like has product MQHLLDRLEKYHYVHWTRGNETENVTELFWSPPSAGETLRAFSHVLMMDCTYKTNKYKFPLLQIVGVTSTEMTFCAAFAFMECEKTENYTGVLEKLKGMMDPNALPSVIVTNRELALMNAIAHVFPQATNLLCRWHIGKNVLAKCRKMFDDKMWEEFICSWGLVVLSSGVAQYEERLCVLRRNFEMVPPALKYVEKNWLVPYKERFVGAWTDKVMHFENLTSNRAESSHLKLKNHLESSQCNFDTIWEKIHRLMLLQVTEVKASFEKSLNSVQHDFRTTLFDRLRGVVSSNAMTLVLVASYQVEWFVESKRQCECSLRHTHGLPCAHEIAPYKMANIPLPIELIYDHWKRISLLAPQNEGSMEETLLAHFDYFYNKFLNEDQFDVKLNYVKKMQELAHPKTNTLLEPKVNAQPRGRKSTKEKNAAKEQNSTRRDPSEFEHVLAFLQTPKPVKEKPRCNLKGKAKVLAQLFICPFINQFPEAIRPYIESVKDVEDDGNCGF; this is encoded by the exons ATGCAACATTTGTTGGATCGGCTAGAAAAGTACCACTACGTTCATTGGACCCGTGGGAACGAGACTGAGAATGTCACGGAGTTATTTTGGTCTCCTCCATCTGCCGGGGAGACGTTACGTGCTTTTTCCCACGTTTTAATGATGGATTGCACATACAAGACGAATAAGTACAAGTTTCCTTTGCTTCAAATTGTTGGTGTAACATCGACGGAGATGACTTTTTGTGCAGCATTTGCTTTCATGGAGTGTGAAAAAACGGAAAACTACACTGGGGTCTTGGAGAAGCTAAAAGGCATGATGGATCCCAACGCGCTTCCGTCCGTTATTGTCACAAATAGAGAGTTGGCGCTTATGAATGCCATCGCACATGTTTTCCCTCAAGCTACCAACCTCTTATGTAGGTGGCATATTGGCAAGAACGTATTAGCCAAGTGTAGAAAGATGTTTGATGACAAGATGTGGGAGGAATTTATTTGCAGTTGGGGCCTAGTCGTCCTTTCATCGGGTGTTGCACAGTATGAGGAGCGCCTTTGTGTTTTGAGGCGTAATTTTGAAATGGTTCCTCCAGCACTTAAGTACGTCGAGAAAAATTGGTTGGTACCCTACAAAGAGAGGTTTGTAGGAGCTTGGACGGACAAAGTCATGCATTTCGAAAACCTAACAAGTAACAG GGCGGAGAGTTCACATTTGaagctaaaaaatcatcttgaaaGCTCGCAATGCAATTTTGATACTATATGGGAGAAGATTCACAGATTGATGCTGTTACAAGTTACTGAAGTCAAAGCTTCGTTTGAGAAGAGCCTTAATTCTGTGCAACATGATTTTAGGACAACTCTATTTGATAGGCTAAGGGGAGTTGTTTCGTCAAATGCCATGACACTTGTTTTAGTGGCATCCTATCAAGTCGAATGGTTTGTGGAATCGAAGCGTCAATGCGAGTGTTCTTTGAGGCACACCCATGGTTTACCTTGCGCTCATGAGATTGCTCCTTACAAGATGGCAAATATCCCTCTACCGATTGAGTTAATCTACGACCATTGGAAGAGGATTTCTTTGCTTGCACCCCAGAATGAGGGTTCGATGGAGGAGACGCTTTTGGCtcactttgattatttttacaACAAGTTCTTGAATGAAGATCAATTTGATGTAAAGCTAAATTATGTTAAGAAAATGCAAGAGCTTGCTCATCCGAAAACCAATACTCTCCTTGAACCCAAAGTGAATGCACAACCACGCGGTCGGAAGTcaacgaaagaaaaaaatgcagccAAAGAACAAAATTCGACGCGTAGGGATCCCTCGGAATTTGAGCATGTTCTGGCATTCCTTCAAACCCCTAAGCCTGTCAAAGAGAAACCGCGGTGTAATCTGAAAGGGAAAGCAAAAGTTCTAGCACAACTTTTTATATGCCCCTTCATCAATCAGTTCCCAGAAGCAATAAGACCTTACATAGAATCGGTCAAGGATGTTGAAGATGATGGGAATTGTGGGTTTTGA
- the LOC131311541 gene encoding cytochrome P450 86B1-like codes for MGIIPSLFFHFNHIHDWATKALIKTNGTFNYKGMWMGRSHGIITSDPLKIEYMLKTNFKNFPKGKYYRERFHDLLGDGIFNVDGESWKEQRKAAISEMHSTRFVEYSIQTVQALVHQKLLEVAENVVKLGNCIDLQEVLLRFMFDNICIAAFGINPGCLSIDFPEVAFAKAFEEATEMTLIRFMVPPFVWKPIKFFQLGFEKRLKEAVRVVHDFAERTVRDRRVELSKTGSLENKSDLLSRLMESRKGQNSHFTDKLLMDFCISFILAGRDTSSVALAWFFWLIDINPQVENRILYELNGIINQRKGKKEVDTIVFTGEELKTMVYLEAAISEALRLYPPVPIDFKEVTINDFFADGTFVKKGARVIYSLFSMARMEFIWGKDCLEFKPERWIKNGEFVSENQFRYPVFNAGPRLCVGKKFAYMQMKMVAASVLLRYSVKVAEGQNATPKVTTTLYMKHGLLVTLVPRLSSI; via the coding sequence ATGGGGATCATACCATCCTTATTCTTCCACTTCAACCATATCCATGATTGGGCCACAAAAGCTTTGATCAAGACAAATGGAACATTCAACTACAAGGGAATGTGGATGGGCAGGTCGCACGGGATCATAACCTCTGATCCACTAAAAATAGAGTACATGCtcaaaacaaacttcaaaaacTTTCCAAAAGGGAAGTACTACAGAGAAAGGTTTCATGATTTGCTTGGGGATGGTATTTTCAACGTCGACGGGGAATCATGGAAAGAGCAGCGAAAAGCTGCGATTTCCGAAATGCACTCCACCCGTTTTGTCGAATACTCGATTCAAACTGTACAAGCTTTGGTGCACCAGAAACTGCTTGAAGTAGCAGAAAATGTGGTGAAGTTGGGAAACTGCATTGATTTACAGGAAGTGCTTCTTCGGTTTATGTTTGATAACATATGCATAGCAGCATTCGGAATCAACCCAGGGTGCTTGTCTATAGACTTCCCAGAAGTTGCTTTTGCTAAGGCTTTTGAGGAAGCCACTGAAATGACTTTGATCAGATTCATGGTGCCTCCATTTGTGTGGAAGCcgattaaattttttcaattggGATTTGAGAAAAGGCTAAAGGAAGCTGTGAGAGTTGTTCATGACTTTGCTGAGAGGACTGTGAGAGACAGGAGGGTAGAGTTGAGTAAAACTGGTAGCCTGGAAAATAAGTCTGATCTATTGTCAAGACTTATGGAGAGTAGAAAAGGCCAAAATTCTCATTTCACTGATAAACTACTTATGGATTTCTGCATAAGTTTCATTTTAGCTGGGCGTGACACAAGCTCAGTGGCCTTAGCATGGTTTTTCTGGCTTATTGACATAAACCCACAAGTCGAAAACAGGATTCTTTACGAGCTAAATGGGATTATCAATCAAAGGAAGGGGAAAAAGGAAGTGGACACAATTGTTTTCACAGGAGAAGAGCTAAAGACAATGGTGTATTTGGAAGCAGCAATATCAGAAGCCTTACGACTATACCCACCAGTTCCAATTGACTTCAAAGAGGTCACAATCAACGATTTTTTCGCAGATGGCACTTTTGTGAAAAAGGGTGCTAGGGTAATTTACTCGCTTTTCTCAATGGCGCGAATGGAATTCATTTGGGGGAAGGATTGCTTGGAGTTTAAGCCAGAGAGATGGATAAAGAACGGGGAATTTGTGAGTGAGAATCAGTTTAGGTATCCGGTTTTCAATGCCGGGCCTAGACTTTGTGTGGGGAAGAAGTTTGCTTACATGCAGATGAAAATGGTGGCTGCTTCTGTCCTGTTAAGGTATTCTGTTAAGGTGGCTGAAGGTCAAAATGCAACTCCAAAGGTAACTACCACACTTTATATGAAGCATGGTTTGTTGGTGACTTTGGTGCCTAGGTTGAGCTCAATATGA